CTCCATTGATAGTAACTTTTAGTGGAATAATCCTGGACCATTTTCCACGCTTTCCCATCATATAGATAGAACCTATATAAATCACTTTTATTATTGCTGCTGGCCATAAGATTAATTGTCGAATTTGCAGCCTCTGGACTAGCTTTATCAAATGATACAGATGTCAATTCTGCAGGTAATCCTCTATAGAAAGAAATCACTGCATTAGCAATTCTTTTCGCGGTTTCATCCACCACATTAGGATTCGTGATTTTTGCCAGTTCTGTAGGATTTGACATAAAACCATTTTCAATCAAGATCGATGTCATGTTTGTATTTCGAGTAACATATAAATTATGATCCTTACTCCCTGTTGAAGTATACATTCTCTTATAACCCATCGCAGCCATAGTATCTGCAACCATTAAGGAAAGTTTTTTGCTGTTTTGTGCCGGCAGTGAAGGGGTGTAATCATAAGCAGTAGAGCTATAAATACTAACACTTTTAGTTGCGGTACCATCCTTATAATAGAAATAATTATTGCTCTCTTTTACATAAGGATAATTTTTAAAATTATAATTTACATTGATTCCACTTTTATCTATATTGGGTCTATAGCTGCTATAATGGACACTTATACCGTTCGCGGTACTGGAAGTACTTGAATCATGGTGAATGCTCAAAAACATATCTGCACCAAGATTGTTTGCGAAAGTGGCCCTTTCAGCCAGTGAAAGATAAGTATCAGTACTTCTAGTCAAATACACGTTGCTAGAGAATGATCCCAAATACGTTTTAATCTTTTTCGCTAAGTTTAAATTAAGATTCTTTTCAGCATAACTACCTGATGCTGCCCCGGGATCTGCTCCCCCATGTCCAGGATCGAGCACTATAATTGGTCCATAAGCTAACGTTTTCTCTCCTGTAGTCATCAGCACACTAGCAATTATTATGACAGTAACTAGAAAGATTTTTGCTAGTTTTGTTGAATAGCTTATCATTCCCTACCTCCTATGTAGAAAAAGGGCAGCGGACTTATATTGTCCGCCGCTCAAATATTTTAAATCTATTTAACCTCATACAACAAAACACCATAATCGTCATAAGTACGAGTGGAATTCTTGTCCTTCACATGGATGCTGAACTTGTAATTCCCGGCTGCAGTTGGTTTCCAGCTGTATTGATTGTTTGCTGAATACCCCTGGACCAACTTCCATTCCTTGCCGTCATATACATGGAAAGCATACAGTCTTTCCGTTCCACCTTTTCCTGTAGCGGTGACATTGATCGTCGTATTGGCAGCCTGTGGACTTGCTTTATCTGTCTCCACGCTCACCATTTTGACGCCTTCTAGCACCTGGTACTCGAAGGTTCCATAATCATCGTATCGTTTGGTCGACTTCGCGTCTTTCACATGGACACTGAATTTATATGAGCCAGGTTTTGAAGGAATCCAGGTATATTCGTTATCACTCGAATAGCTCTGTAGCTCCGTCCATGCCGATCCGTCATATACATGGAAGGCATACCGCCTGTCCGTTCCCCCTATTGCCTGGGCTGTAATACGGACTGGTGTACCGGCTGTCTGGGGACTTGCATAGCTTGTATTTAGAGCTTCCATCTGTACCGGGCTGTCACTCACCTGGTAATCCGCTGATGTGTATGCATCATATGCCTTTGTTGAGTTTTTATCTTTCACGTGAACGACCAGCTTGTAATTTCCTGGTATAGGCGTCCAGGCATACTGATTGCTTGCCTGATAATCGCGTAAGACCTTCCAGGCCTTCCCGTCATAGGCATGGAACTTATACAGCTTCTCTGTCCCGCCCGACGCATTAGCTGTCAGGGTGATCGTCTTTCCTGACGGCTGCGGGCTTGGGAGGCTTGCCTGCAGGCTGCTCACCTTGACTGGCGCTACATAGAAGTTGTAGTCGAACCATTTATATGTGTCATAGTCTTTAGTGGACTGGCTATCCTTCATATGGACACTGATCCGGTAAGTCCCTCCGGCGCGAGGGCTCCATTGAATCGTATTTTCCGGACCGTAATCCTTCAATACTGTCCATTCTTTTCCGTCATATTGGTAAAAACGGTAAAGGGCTTCCTGTACCCCGACTCCCTTAGCTGTAATGGTAACCGTGTTCCCTACAGCCTGCGGACTTGGCCTGTCCGCCTTCAGGCTCGTGATGTCAGGAGGCTGTACTGCCGTGAACTCAAAACCAGCATAATCGTCATATTCATTCGTAGACAAGCTGTCTTTCACGTGGACACTGAACCTGTAGTCCCCTGCCTCAGTCGGAGTCCAGGTTGCCTGGTTGTCTGTGCTATACTCAGAAAGAACTTTCCATTCCTGACCATCAAAAATCCAGAACTTATACAGCCTGTTTACACCGCCGCTTGCATCAGCCGTGAAAGTCACAGCTGTTCCGACATCTTGTGGGCTTGTCTTTGATAATGTCACATGATTCAACTTGACTGGTTCCCCTTGGATCGAGTATTCAAGTGTTCCATAGGAGTCATAAGTTTTTGATGAAAATCTATCTTTTACATGGACACTGAACTTATAGTTCCCTGGCTTCGTCGGAGTCCAAGAAAATGTATTGTCTACAGAATATTCTTTTACAGTAGTCCATTCATTTCCATCGAACATATGGAAACTATAAAGCAATTCACTTCCACCTGTTGCAGTAGCAGTAATATTAATAGTTTTATTAATCGATTGAGGCGACAAAACATCAGGACTTACAGACTGCATTTTTACAGGCGGAACGTATACTAAAGAAGAATCATAGTAGAGCCTTGTTCCTGGAAAATAATATGCAAGTATTTCTGCATAAGATTTAGTTTCAGCCATCTTATATGCCCCATATTGACTCATTCCAATTCCATGGCCAAAGCCGCCACCATTAACAATAAAGTAATCGCTTCTGGATTTGTTAACGGATTTTATATAAGGGCTTTTCATTTTTGATGATCCTACAAGACTTCTAATGTCATAGGAACGGTCTCTAAAACTTAATTC
The window above is part of the Mesobacillus jeotgali genome. Proteins encoded here:
- a CDS encoding SpoIID/LytB domain-containing protein, with product MRKHVGWVVSFFALILILSSPISTKANSLISVNITQNGLSSKNTINLTIYGDYIVSADQRELSGNYQVKIVNGDLYLYTDNGHLIKNYGSTFSIYPTVYGTKHYLSLNGYSYLGEMSFTESGGVIKPRNTLTIEDYLKGVVPKEMSALKPMEALKAQAVAARTYVTGYLNNTNINDTISYQVYGGYAWHENSTKAVEDTKGIIITHNGSSIKQNAFFYSSNGGMMLTNQNSWGTNALAYFNFGKDDYDLTSSNPYKDWNYNVYKSQIGLAGRDMKNPAGWWDTVTEKDLAFMNKVKSFLQSSDRYKYGDAPYVPSEYEMKITTVKDISFTTNLTSRTEVLTGELTVQYILKRRSNNTFVMDENGNLKIHELSFRDRSYDIRSLVGSSKMKSPYIKSVNKSRSDYFIVNGGGFGHGIGMSQYGAYKMAETKSYAEILAYYFPGTRLYYDSSLVYVPPVKMQSVSPDVLSPQSINKTINITATATGGSELLYSFHMFDGNEWTTVKEYSVDNTFSWTPTKPGNYKFSVHVKDRFSSKTYDSYGTLEYSIQGEPVKLNHVTLSKTSPQDVGTAVTFTADASGGVNRLYKFWIFDGQEWKVLSEYSTDNQATWTPTEAGDYRFSVHVKDSLSTNEYDDYAGFEFTAVQPPDITSLKADRPSPQAVGNTVTITAKGVGVQEALYRFYQYDGKEWTVLKDYGPENTIQWSPRAGGTYRISVHMKDSQSTKDYDTYKWFDYNFYVAPVKVSSLQASLPSPQPSGKTITLTANASGGTEKLYKFHAYDGKAWKVLRDYQASNQYAWTPIPGNYKLVVHVKDKNSTKAYDAYTSADYQVSDSPVQMEALNTSYASPQTAGTPVRITAQAIGGTDRRYAFHVYDGSAWTELQSYSSDNEYTWIPSKPGSYKFSVHVKDAKSTKRYDDYGTFEYQVLEGVKMVSVETDKASPQAANTTINVTATGKGGTERLYAFHVYDGKEWKLVQGYSANNQYSWKPTAAGNYKFSIHVKDKNSTRTYDDYGVLLYEVK